The genomic stretch GACATGCGCCCGTTGTTGGATTTGTTGGTCGATTCGCTGCCGGGGCCAGAAGTCGATCACGAAGCGCCCTTGCAAATGATGGTGACCACACTCGATTGGAGCGAGTATGTGGGGCGGATCGCGATTGGCCGAGTTGCCGCCGGAACGGTGGAAGCGGGCCAGATGATTGACCTGCATCAAAAAGACAGCGTCAAGAAGGTGAAGATTGCCAATCTGTATGTCTTCGACATGCTGGGCCGTACCGCTGCGGCATCAGCCGAAGCGGGAGAGATTGTCGCCATCGAAGGTTTGGCGAATGTCGAGATTGGTGACACGATCACGGCCGTCGACTCAGGGGAAGTTTTGCCGCGGTTGAAAGTCGACGAACCCACGTTGGAGATGGTCTTCAGCGTGAATAACTCGCCGATGGTCGGGCGTGAAGGCAAGTACGTGACCACACGGCAATTGAAAGCCCGCCTTGAAAAGGAACTCGAACGCAACGTGGCGCTTCGCGTCGAGATGATCGAGGGGACCGAAGCCTATGCGGTCAAAGGACGGGGCGTTTTGCATTTGGCGATTTTGATCGAGACGATGCGTCGCGAGGGCTTCGAACTGAGCGTTGGGAAACCACGTGTCATTTTCAAAGAGATTGACGGCAAAAACCATGAACCTTTCGAGACGCTGCGCGTCGAGGTGCCGACCGACGCGATGGGACCGGTGATGGAATTGGTCGGCAACCGTCGCGGCCAAGTCGAAGAGATTGCACAACGAGGTGAGTACAGCTTGATTCGATTCCTGATTCCGTCTCGTGGCTTAATCGGTTTGCGAACGCGACTTTTGAATGCCACACGAGGCACCGCGATCATCCATCACCGATTCGACAGCTACCGGGCCGTTGAAGGGGAAGTGCCCAAGCGAGCCAACGGCGTGTTGGTTTCGATGACCTCAGGCAAGGCGATGCCTCACGCAATGTTTCTGTTGCAAGACCGTAGCGAAATGTTTGTGCCCCCCGGGACAGAAGTCTACGAAGGCATGATTGTCGGCGAGAATGCTCGCGACAACGACATGATCGTAAATCCCTGTCGTGAAAAGAAACTGACCAACGTCCGCGCCGCCGGCAGCGACGAGAACGTCATCCTAAAGCCGGCTCGCGAGTTGTCGCTTGAGGCCGCTCTCGAGTACATCGAAGACGATGAACTTGTCGAAGTGACTCCAGAGAGCATTCGTTTGCGAAAAAT from Novipirellula artificiosorum encodes the following:
- the typA gene encoding translational GTPase TypA produces the protein MRRDDIRNVVIIAHVDHGKTTLVDCLLRQSGQFRDTELKGERILDSNDLERERGITILSKNISIPYRGVKINLIDTPGHADFGGEVERVVKMADGALVLVDAAEGPMPQTRFVLEKALQAGCRPIVVVNKVDRPDGRPHEALDEALELLAELGGEEQLDAAAYVFASSKEGYATTDPSKPTSDMRPLLDLLVDSLPGPEVDHEAPLQMMVTTLDWSEYVGRIAIGRVAAGTVEAGQMIDLHQKDSVKKVKIANLYVFDMLGRTAAASAEAGEIVAIEGLANVEIGDTITAVDSGEVLPRLKVDEPTLEMVFSVNNSPMVGREGKYVTTRQLKARLEKELERNVALRVEMIEGTEAYAVKGRGVLHLAILIETMRREGFELSVGKPRVIFKEIDGKNHEPFETLRVEVPTDAMGPVMELVGNRRGQVEEIAQRGEYSLIRFLIPSRGLIGLRTRLLNATRGTAIIHHRFDSYRAVEGEVPKRANGVLVSMTSGKAMPHAMFLLQDRSEMFVPPGTEVYEGMIVGENARDNDMIVNPCREKKLTNVRAAGSDENVILKPARELSLEAALEYIEDDELVEVTPESIRLRKILLTESARRRKGRS